One Clarias gariepinus isolate MV-2021 ecotype Netherlands chromosome 18, CGAR_prim_01v2, whole genome shotgun sequence genomic window carries:
- the hapstr1b gene encoding HUWE1-associated protein modifying stress responses, with translation MEEKKEEGEAEIQEHGPEHWFSKWERQCLAEAEQDEPSEEEPEQSRQKLWHLFQNSATAVAQLYKDRVCQQQQGLSLWVPFQNAATAVTNLYRESVESHQRSYELGIQIGHQRRNKDVLAWVKKRRRTIRREDLISFLCGKAPPPRSSRAPPRITMAPSSETSSSVETDLQPFREAIALHGLSGAMASISMRSGAPGSPTHLSAGSTPGRRRNGLHDVDLNTFIAEEMALHLDNGTRKRSSAQCGDVITDSPTHKRNRMI, from the exons atggaggagaagaaggaggagggcGAAGCGGAGATTCAGGAGCACGGCCCCGAGCACTGGTTCTCCAAATGGGAGCGGCAGTGCCTGGCTGAGGCCGAGCAGGACGAGCCGAGCGAGGAGGAGCCCGAGCAGAGCCGGCAGAAGCTCTGGCATCTCTTCCAGAACTCCGCCACGGCGGTCGCGCAGCTCTACAAAG ATCGAGTGTGTCAGCAGCAACAGGGGCTTTCTCTCTGGGTCCCTTTTCAGAACGCTGCTACTGCCGTCACCAACCTTTATAGAG AGAGTGTGGAATCGCACCAGCGCAGCTACGAGCTCGGGATTCAGATCGGCCACCAGCGGCGCAACAAGGACGTGCTGGCCTGGGTAAAGAAGAGGAGGCGGACCATCCGGCGCGAAGATCTCATCAGCTTCCTGTGTGGcaaagccccgcccccgcgGAGTTCCCGGGCTCCACCTAGAATCACCATGGCGCCGTCCTCGGAGACGAGCTCGTCTGTGGAGACGGACCTGCAGCCGTTCAGGGAGGCCATCGCTCTGCACG gtctGAGCGGCGCCATGGCGAGTATAAGTATGCGCTCGGGAGCGCCGGGGTCGCCCACGCACCTGAGCGCCGGCTCCACCCCCGGGCGTCGCCGGAACGGCCTCCACGACGTCGACCTGAACACCTTCATCGCCGAGGAGATGGCGCTCCACCTGGACAACGGCACCCGCAAGCGTAGCTCCGCCCAGTGTGGCGATGTCATCACAGACTCGCCCACCCACAAACGCAATAGGATGATCTGA